One window from the genome of Tachysurus vachellii isolate PV-2020 chromosome 5, HZAU_Pvac_v1, whole genome shotgun sequence encodes:
- the LOC132846236 gene encoding uncharacterized protein K02A2.6-like: protein MPEYAMLLIQDTNVNTKLQCTVEVQTGAILRSVTLTVDTGASVSVLPKAIYEDYFGKVPLQPPAARLVTYSRTPIDVLGCMHATVKKDCNTCAVDFYIVEKGTALMGMDLITALQLSIKGDTILSEPVTTANAGSSESVLQLSTHAEMSSVGCVTGFMHKVKISDAVTPVRQKLRRLPFSVRTAVSVEIERLLSAGIIERIDASPWVSPIVVTMKKTGGIRMCMDLREPNKAVIIDYYALPHMEELLTALAGSTVFSTIDLESAYHQVPLHPESRDLTAFITHDGLFRFCRVPYGLASAPSVFQKMMECILKGIPNVQNYLDDVICFRRTESEHDAVLNTVLKRLHVAGL, encoded by the coding sequence ATGCCTGAGTATGCAATGCTGTTAATTCAAGACACAAATGTAAATACTAAACTACAGTGTACAGTGGAAGTGCAAACGGGTGCAATTTTGCGATCTGTTACATTGACTGTAGATACTGGTGCTTCAGTTTCCGTACTGCCTAAAGCCATTTATGAGGATTACTTCGGAAAAGTACCCTTACAACCACCTGCAGCGCGATTGGTTACGTACTCGCGTACTCCAATTGATGTGCTAGGATGCATGCACGCAACTGTAAAAAAAGACTGCAATACATGCGCTGTGGATTTCTACATAGTAGAAAAAGGAACCGCATTAATGGGAATGGATCTCATAACAGCACTACAACTAAGCATTAAAGGGGATACGATTCTTTCTGAGCCTGTCACAACTGCAAATGCCGGCTCTTCAGAGTCAGTACTTCAGCTATCTACGCATGCAGAAATGTCCTCAGTTGGATGTGTCACAGGATTCATGCACAAAGTGAAAATTTCAGATGCTGTCACGCCAGTTCGACAAAAGTTAAGGCGCCTGCCTTTTTCAGTGAGAACAGCTGTGTCTGTGGAAATTGAGAGACTCCTTTCTGCCGGTATAATAGAACGCATTGATGCATCACCATGGGTTTCACCAATAGTGGTGACAATGAAGAAGACAGGTGGCATAAGAATGTGCATGGATTTGAGAGAGCCGAATAAGGCAGTGATAATAGACTATTACGCCTTGCCTCATATGGAAGAATTACTGACTGCTTTAGCAGGGTCCACAGTCTTTTCCACAATTGATCTTGAGAGTGCGTACCACCAAGTACCTTTGCATCCAGAGAGTCGTGATCTAACAGCTTTCATTACACATGATGGACTGTTTAGATTTTGTAGAGTACCATATGGCCTAGCTTCAGCACCATCAGTGTTTCAAAAAATGATGGAGTGCATACTTAAAGGCATACCAAATGTGCAGAACTATCTTGATGATGTCATTTGCTTTAGACGCACTGAATCTGAACACGATGCTGTGCTTAACACAGTGCTGAAAAGATTGCATGTAGCTGGATTATGA